One stretch of Mycolicibacterium fallax DNA includes these proteins:
- the argB gene encoding acetylglutamate kinase, with translation MTASLPTPVKAQVLATALPWLKQLHGQIVVIKYGGNAMTDETLKAAFAADMVFLRNCGIHPVVVHGGGPQISAMLKRLGIDGDFKGGFRVTTPEVLDVARMVLFGQVGRELVNLINAHGPYAVGITGEDAQLFTAVRRSVNVDGVATDIGLVGDVDEVNPAAVRDLIGAGRIPVISTIAPDVDGVVHNINADTAAAAVAEALGAQKLLMLTDIEGLYTDWPDRESLVSEIDTAALKQLLPRLESGMVPKIEACLRAVDGGVPSAHVIDGRVEHCVLVELFTDEGTGTKVIPGSPGPGAKGTT, from the coding sequence ATGACCGCATCGCTGCCCACCCCGGTCAAGGCGCAGGTGCTGGCCACCGCGCTGCCGTGGCTCAAGCAACTGCACGGCCAGATCGTCGTCATCAAGTACGGCGGCAACGCCATGACCGACGAGACGCTCAAGGCCGCCTTCGCCGCCGACATGGTGTTCCTGCGCAACTGCGGCATCCACCCGGTCGTCGTGCACGGCGGCGGACCGCAGATCTCCGCGATGCTCAAACGCCTGGGCATCGACGGCGACTTCAAGGGCGGCTTCCGGGTCACCACCCCCGAGGTGCTCGACGTCGCCCGGATGGTGCTGTTCGGTCAGGTCGGCCGGGAACTGGTCAACCTGATCAACGCGCACGGCCCGTACGCGGTCGGCATCACCGGCGAGGACGCCCAGCTGTTCACCGCGGTGCGCCGCAGCGTCAACGTCGACGGGGTGGCCACCGACATCGGCCTGGTCGGCGACGTCGACGAGGTCAACCCGGCCGCCGTGCGGGACCTGATCGGCGCCGGGCGGATCCCGGTCATCTCGACGATCGCCCCCGACGTCGACGGCGTGGTGCACAACATCAACGCCGACACCGCCGCGGCCGCGGTCGCCGAGGCGCTCGGCGCGCAGAAGCTGCTGATGCTCACCGACATCGAGGGCCTGTACACCGATTGGCCCGACCGCGAATCACTGGTCTCCGAGATCGACACCGCCGCGCTCAAGCAGCTGCTGCCCCGGCTGGAATCGGGCATGGTGCCCAAGATCGAGGCCTGCCTGCGCGCGGTCGACGGCGGGGTACCCAGCGCGCACGTGATCGACGGCCGCGTCGAGCACTGCGTGCTGGTCGAACTGTTCACCGACGAAGGCACCGGAACCAAGGTGATCCCCGGATCACCGGGCCCCGGCGCGAAGGGAACCACCTGA
- the argF gene encoding ornithine carbamoyltransferase, translated as MSPRHFLRDDDLNPAEQAEVLALAAELKAAPFSRRPLEGPRGVAVIFEKNSTRTRFSFEMGIAQLGGHAVVVDGRSTQLGREETLEDTGVVLSRYVDAVVWRTFAQERLTAMAATATVPIVNALSDDFHPCQVLADLQTLAERRGGPAALAGLRLTYLGDGANNMAHSLMLGGVTAGLHVTIAAPAGFEPDPRFVADARARAAETGGTVSLTADPAAGADGADVLVTDTWTSMGQENDGLDRVRPFRPFQVNAALLGRAAPDAVVLHCLPAHRGQEITDEVMDGPHSAVFDEAENRLHAQKALLVWLLERSR; from the coding sequence GTGAGCCCCCGGCACTTCCTGCGCGACGACGACCTGAACCCGGCCGAGCAGGCCGAGGTGCTGGCGCTGGCCGCCGAGCTCAAGGCCGCCCCGTTTTCCCGGCGGCCGCTGGAGGGCCCGCGCGGGGTGGCGGTGATCTTCGAGAAGAACTCCACCCGCACCCGGTTCTCCTTCGAGATGGGCATCGCCCAGCTCGGCGGGCACGCCGTCGTCGTCGACGGGCGCAGCACCCAGCTGGGCCGGGAGGAGACCCTGGAGGACACCGGGGTGGTGCTGTCCCGCTACGTCGACGCGGTGGTGTGGCGCACCTTCGCCCAGGAGCGGCTGACCGCGATGGCCGCCACCGCCACGGTGCCGATCGTCAACGCGCTGTCCGACGACTTCCACCCCTGCCAGGTGCTGGCAGACCTGCAGACCCTGGCCGAGCGCCGGGGCGGCCCGGCCGCCCTGGCCGGGCTGCGGCTGACCTACCTCGGCGACGGCGCCAACAACATGGCGCACTCGCTGATGCTCGGCGGGGTGACGGCCGGGCTGCACGTCACCATCGCCGCCCCGGCCGGCTTCGAGCCGGACCCGCGGTTCGTCGCCGACGCGCGGGCCCGGGCCGCCGAGACCGGCGGCACCGTCAGCCTGACCGCCGACCCGGCGGCCGGCGCTGACGGCGCCGACGTGCTGGTCACCGACACCTGGACCTCGATGGGGCAGGAGAACGACGGCCTGGACCGGGTCCGCCCATTCCGGCCGTTCCAGGTCAACGCCGCACTGCTCGGCCGGGCCGCCCCGGACGCCGTGGTGCTGCACTGCCTGCCCGCGCACCGCGGCCAGGAGATCACCGACGAGGTGATGGACGGGCCGCACAGCGCGGTGTTCGACGAGGCGGAGAACCGGCTGCACGCCCAGAAGGCGCTGCTGGTCTGGCTGCTGGAGCGCTCGCGGTGA
- a CDS encoding argininosuccinate synthase, with amino-acid sequence MSERVILAYSGGLDTSVAISWIGKETGREVVAVAIDLGQGGEDMEVVRQRAIDCGAVEAVVIDARDEFADEYCLPTIRSNGLYMDRYPLVSAISRPLIVKHLVAAAREHGGGIVAHGCTGKGNDQVRFEVGFASLAPDLDVLAPVRDYAWTREKAIAFAEENAIPINVTKRSPFSIDQNVWGRAVETGFLEHLWNAPTKDVYDYTQDPTLNWNTPDEVIISFEQGRPVAIDGRKVSVLEAIVELNRRAGEQGVGRLDVVEDRLVGIKSREIYEAPGAMVLITAHSELEHVTLERELGRFKRHTDQKWAELAYDGLWFSPLKRALETFVEHTQEHVSGDIRLVLHGGHIAVNGRRSSESLYDFNLATYDEGDSFDQSSAKGFVHVHGLSSKISAQRDLGIK; translated from the coding sequence ATGTCCGAGCGCGTCATCCTCGCGTACTCCGGCGGCCTGGACACCTCGGTGGCCATCAGCTGGATCGGCAAGGAGACCGGCCGCGAGGTCGTCGCCGTCGCGATCGACCTCGGTCAGGGCGGTGAGGACATGGAGGTGGTGCGCCAGCGCGCCATCGACTGCGGCGCGGTGGAGGCCGTCGTCATCGACGCCCGCGACGAGTTCGCCGACGAGTACTGCCTGCCGACCATCCGCTCCAACGGCCTCTACATGGACCGCTACCCGCTGGTGTCGGCGATCAGCCGGCCGCTGATCGTCAAGCACCTGGTCGCCGCGGCCCGCGAGCACGGCGGCGGCATCGTCGCGCACGGCTGCACCGGCAAGGGCAACGACCAGGTCCGCTTCGAGGTCGGCTTCGCCTCGCTGGCGCCGGACCTGGACGTGCTGGCCCCGGTCCGCGACTACGCCTGGACCCGGGAGAAGGCCATCGCGTTCGCCGAGGAGAACGCCATCCCGATCAACGTCACCAAGCGCTCGCCGTTCTCCATCGACCAGAACGTCTGGGGCCGCGCGGTGGAGACCGGGTTCCTGGAGCACCTGTGGAACGCCCCCACCAAAGACGTCTACGACTACACCCAGGACCCGACGCTGAACTGGAACACCCCCGACGAGGTGATCATCAGCTTCGAGCAGGGCCGCCCGGTCGCCATCGACGGCCGCAAGGTCAGCGTGCTGGAGGCGATCGTCGAGCTCAACCGGCGCGCCGGTGAGCAGGGCGTGGGCCGGCTCGACGTGGTCGAGGACCGGCTGGTCGGGATCAAGAGCCGGGAGATCTACGAGGCGCCCGGCGCGATGGTGCTGATCACCGCGCACTCCGAGCTCGAGCACGTCACCCTGGAACGCGAGCTGGGCCGGTTCAAGCGGCACACCGACCAGAAGTGGGCCGAGCTGGCCTACGACGGCCTGTGGTTCTCGCCGCTCAAGCGCGCCCTGGAGACCTTTGTCGAGCACACCCAGGAGCACGTCTCCGGCGACATCCGGCTGGTGCTGCACGGCGGGCACATCGCGGTCAACGGCCGGCGCAGCTCGGAGTCGCTGTACGACTTCAACCTGGCCACCTACGACGAGGGCGACAGCTTCGACCAGTCCTCGGCCAAGGGCTTCGTGCACGTGCACGGGCTGAGCAGCAAGATCTCCGCGCAGCGGGACCTGGGGATCAAGTGA
- a CDS encoding acetylornithine transaminase, whose translation MSNSSLQQRWSTVMMNNYGTPPLALASGSGAVVTDADGRDYLDLLGGIAVNLLGHAHPAVAAAITAQFGRLGHTSNLYVTEPGVVLAERLIARLGPARDRGARVFFCNSGTEANELAFKISRLTGRTKLVAAEGSFHGRTMGALALTGQPSKRAPFEPLPGIVTHVPYGDEQALADAVDDQTAAVFLEPIMGEGGVITPPSGYLAAARRITAEHGALLVLDEVQTGVGRTGAFYAHQHDGIIPDVITLAKGLGGGLPIGACIGLGPAAELMTAGLHGSTFGGNPICAAAAGAVLETIDADGLLTAAGERGAQLRDGILAAGHPLVDHVRGRGLLLGVVLTAPSAKEVEAAARDAGYLVNATAPNVVRLAPPLIITAAQVEAFLADLPAILTAAQTAAGDTA comes from the coding sequence ATGAGTAATTCCTCACTGCAGCAACGCTGGTCGACGGTGATGATGAACAACTACGGCACCCCGCCGCTGGCCCTGGCCTCGGGCTCGGGGGCGGTGGTCACCGACGCCGACGGCCGGGACTACCTGGACCTGCTCGGCGGCATCGCGGTCAACCTGCTCGGCCACGCCCACCCGGCGGTCGCCGCGGCCATCACCGCCCAGTTCGGCCGGCTCGGCCACACCTCCAACCTGTATGTCACCGAGCCCGGCGTGGTGCTGGCCGAGCGGCTGATCGCCCGGCTCGGCCCGGCCCGCGACCGCGGTGCCCGGGTGTTCTTCTGCAACTCCGGCACCGAGGCCAACGAGCTCGCGTTCAAGATCTCCCGGCTGACCGGGCGCACCAAGCTGGTCGCCGCCGAGGGGTCCTTCCACGGCCGCACCATGGGCGCGCTGGCCCTGACCGGCCAGCCCAGCAAACGTGCGCCGTTCGAGCCGCTGCCCGGCATCGTCACCCACGTGCCCTACGGCGACGAGCAGGCGCTGGCCGACGCCGTCGACGACCAGACCGCCGCGGTGTTCCTGGAACCGATCATGGGGGAGGGCGGCGTCATCACCCCGCCGTCGGGCTACCTGGCCGCGGCCCGCCGGATCACCGCCGAGCACGGCGCGCTGCTGGTGCTCGACGAGGTGCAGACCGGGGTCGGGCGCACCGGCGCGTTCTACGCCCACCAGCACGACGGCATCATCCCCGACGTCATCACCCTGGCCAAGGGCCTGGGCGGCGGGCTGCCGATCGGCGCCTGCATCGGCCTGGGTCCGGCCGCCGAGCTGATGACCGCCGGCCTGCACGGCAGCACCTTCGGCGGCAACCCGATCTGCGCGGCCGCCGCGGGGGCGGTGCTGGAGACCATCGACGCCGACGGCCTGCTGACCGCGGCCGGGGAGCGCGGCGCCCAGCTGCGCGACGGCATCCTCGCCGCCGGTCATCCGCTGGTCGACCACGTCCGTGGCCGCGGGCTGCTGCTCGGGGTGGTGCTCACCGCGCCGTCGGCCAAGGAGGTCGAGGCCGCCGCCCGTGACGCCGGCTACCTGGTCAACGCGACCGCGCCGAACGTCGTGCGGCTGGCGCCGCCGCTGATCATCACCGCCGCGCAGGTCGAGGCCTTCCTGGCCGACCTGCCGGCGATCCTGACCGCCGCGCAGACCGCCGCCGGGGACACCGCGTGA
- a CDS encoding arginine repressor translates to MTDPKTTDPKTTDPKSKAAPEVAATRAGRQSRIVALLSAQPVHSQGELAALLAAEGIEVTQATLSRDLEELGAVKLRGADGGVGAYVVPEDGSPVRGVTGGTERLVRLLGELLVSTDASGNLAVLRTPPGAAHYLASAIDRAALPSVVGTVAGDDTLLLIAREPLTGAELAETIENLR, encoded by the coding sequence GTGACCGACCCGAAGACGACCGACCCGAAGACGACCGACCCGAAGAGTAAGGCCGCCCCCGAGGTGGCCGCCACTCGCGCCGGCCGGCAGTCCCGCATCGTGGCGCTGCTGTCCGCGCAGCCGGTGCACAGCCAGGGCGAGCTGGCCGCGCTGCTGGCCGCCGAGGGCATCGAGGTCACCCAGGCCACCCTGAGCCGCGACCTGGAGGAGCTCGGCGCGGTCAAGCTGCGCGGCGCCGACGGCGGCGTCGGCGCCTACGTGGTGCCCGAGGACGGCAGCCCGGTGCGCGGGGTGACCGGCGGCACCGAGCGGCTGGTCCGGCTGCTCGGTGAGCTGCTGGTCTCCACCGACGCCAGCGGCAACCTCGCGGTGCTGCGCACCCCGCCCGGCGCGGCGCACTACCTGGCCAGCGCCATCGACCGGGCGGCGCTGCCGTCGGTGGTCGGCACCGTCGCCGGCGACGACACCCTGCTGCTGATCGCCCGCGAACCCCTGACCGGCGCCGAGCTCGCCGAAACAATCGAAAACCTGCGATAA
- a CDS encoding tetratricopeptide repeat protein translates to MDVAAVLARAELLAELGRHHEAAAVLRAGLAERPEDVELLTGLATLALDAGDPVTAYGCATAALEHDPAAGGPALRVLARLNLLAGDPDAAVELAHRVVAQDPADPSAHALLATCLSRGVGLGAGKRAGLAAVARVAELAPEDPDLLLQAALAAERLSEPDLARRLVTAGLQADPGHTELATANARLRDFTSERAAGLTRVLASDPTDRQARHALSEVVWGTLSRLASGVWIYAVALMLLSAWTPPGVLRYLTPLLMAPLLVHWTRLFVRLRRVLPAGYLSKRLWRNPVAVAGVLLAGLAALLASITPVLIRLAWNADGVRFGYRVLVSAVLIAALAHLLLDLGRIRRGGDTDVATHLDDQQGNWAVWLLGLGLPIGIGWAFSALARQPGALWFALMVLLIVLGVLGLEGAVKIGRLPRPVRYRLIIAALAALLVAGCGWLVTVCAERAAGTEFVYTVGPLSPENFPGPTITVPTFSTPAFRFDPQPPPVSTLGG, encoded by the coding sequence GTGGACGTCGCGGCGGTCCTGGCGCGCGCCGAGCTGCTGGCCGAGCTGGGCCGGCACCACGAGGCCGCTGCCGTGCTGCGTGCCGGCCTGGCCGAGCGGCCCGAGGATGTCGAGCTGCTGACCGGGCTGGCGACCCTGGCGCTGGACGCCGGCGACCCGGTCACCGCCTACGGCTGCGCGACGGCCGCCCTCGAGCACGATCCGGCGGCCGGCGGCCCGGCGCTGCGGGTGCTGGCCCGGCTGAACCTGCTGGCCGGGGACCCCGACGCCGCCGTCGAGCTGGCCCACCGGGTGGTCGCGCAGGATCCGGCCGATCCGTCGGCGCACGCCCTGCTGGCCACCTGCCTGTCCCGCGGCGTCGGCCTCGGCGCGGGCAAACGCGCGGGACTGGCCGCGGTGGCACGGGTCGCCGAACTCGCGCCCGAGGACCCCGACCTGCTGCTGCAGGCCGCCCTCGCCGCCGAGCGGCTGTCCGAGCCCGACCTGGCCCGGCGGCTGGTGACCGCGGGACTGCAGGCCGACCCGGGCCACACCGAACTGGCCACCGCCAACGCCCGGCTGCGGGACTTCACCTCGGAGCGGGCGGCCGGGCTGACCCGGGTGCTGGCCTCCGATCCCACCGACCGGCAGGCCCGGCACGCCCTGTCCGAGGTGGTGTGGGGCACCCTGAGCCGGCTGGCCAGCGGGGTGTGGATCTACGCGGTCGCGCTGATGCTGCTCTCGGCCTGGACGCCGCCGGGCGTGCTGCGGTATCTGACCCCGCTGCTGATGGCACCGCTGCTGGTGCACTGGACCCGGCTGTTCGTCCGGCTGCGCCGGGTGCTGCCGGCCGGCTACCTGTCGAAACGCCTGTGGCGCAACCCGGTCGCGGTGGCCGGGGTGCTGCTGGCCGGGCTGGCCGCGCTGCTGGCCAGCATCACCCCGGTGCTGATCCGGCTGGCCTGGAACGCCGACGGGGTGCGGTTCGGCTACCGGGTGCTGGTCTCGGCGGTGCTGATCGCCGCCCTCGCGCATCTGCTGCTGGACCTTGGCCGAATTCGCCGCGGCGGCGACACCGACGTGGCCACCCACCTCGACGACCAGCAGGGCAACTGGGCGGTGTGGCTGCTGGGCCTGGGCCTGCCGATCGGCATCGGGTGGGCGTTCTCGGCGCTGGCGCGTCAGCCCGGCGCGCTGTGGTTCGCGCTGATGGTGCTGCTCATCGTGCTGGGAGTGCTGGGCCTGGAGGGGGCGGTCAAGATCGGCCGGCTGCCCCGCCCGGTGCGCTACAGGCTGATCATCGCCGCGCTGGCCGCGCTGCTCGTCGCCGGTTGCGGCTGGCTGGTCACCGTCTGCGCCGAGCGCGCGGCGGGCACCGAGTTCGTCTACACCGTCGGGCCGCTGTCGCCGGAGAACTTCCCCGGCCCGACGATCACCGTGCCGACCTTCAGCACGCCGGCATTCCGGTTTGACCCGCAGCCGCCGCCGGTCAGCACCCTGGGCGGTTAG
- the argJ gene encoding bifunctional glutamate N-acetyltransferase/amino-acid acetyltransferase ArgJ, with protein MRIATDHPRQWLLRSQGVTAPEGFRAAGISAGIKASGKPDLALVFNEGPDYAAAGVFTRNQVTAAPVRWSKQVLTTGRLRAVILNSGGANACTGPGGFQDTHATAEAVAAALSAWGTETGAIEVAVCSTGLIGDRLPMDKLLAGAGEIVHEMAGGLHGGEDAARAIMTTDTVPKQVALHHEVAPDSNWTVGAMAKGAGMMAPALATMLVVLTTDAVADAAALDTALRRAAALTFDRLDIDGATSTNDTVLLLASGASGIAPSQDDLDAAVFAICDDLCAQLQADAEGVTKRVSITVAGARSADDALTAARIIGRDSLVKTALFGSDPNWGRVLAAVGMSPFPLEADRISVSFNGSPVCIDGAGAPGARDVDLSGADIAVLVDLGLGEETATVRTTDLSHAYVEENSAYSS; from the coding sequence ATGAGGATCGCCACCGACCACCCCCGGCAGTGGTTGCTGCGCAGCCAGGGCGTCACCGCCCCCGAGGGCTTCCGGGCCGCCGGCATCAGCGCCGGCATCAAGGCCTCCGGAAAACCCGACCTCGCGCTGGTGTTCAACGAGGGTCCCGACTACGCCGCCGCCGGGGTGTTCACCCGCAACCAGGTCACCGCCGCCCCGGTGCGCTGGAGCAAACAGGTGCTGACCACCGGCCGGCTGCGCGCGGTGATCCTGAACTCCGGCGGCGCCAACGCCTGCACCGGCCCCGGTGGCTTCCAGGACACCCACGCCACCGCCGAGGCCGTCGCCGCCGCACTGTCGGCGTGGGGCACCGAGACCGGCGCCATCGAGGTGGCGGTCTGCTCCACCGGCCTGATCGGCGACCGGCTGCCGATGGACAAGCTGCTGGCCGGGGCCGGCGAGATCGTGCACGAGATGGCCGGCGGCCTGCACGGCGGCGAGGACGCCGCCCGGGCCATCATGACCACCGACACCGTGCCGAAACAGGTTGCGCTGCACCACGAGGTGGCCCCCGACAGCAACTGGACCGTCGGCGCGATGGCCAAGGGCGCGGGCATGATGGCCCCCGCGCTGGCCACCATGCTGGTGGTGCTGACCACCGACGCGGTCGCCGACGCCGCCGCGCTGGACACCGCGCTGCGCCGCGCCGCCGCGCTGACCTTCGACCGGCTCGACATCGACGGCGCCACCTCCACCAACGACACCGTGCTGCTGCTGGCCTCGGGCGCCAGCGGCATCGCGCCGAGCCAGGACGACCTGGACGCCGCGGTGTTCGCGATCTGCGACGACCTGTGCGCGCAGCTGCAGGCCGACGCCGAGGGCGTCACCAAGCGGGTCAGCATCACCGTCGCCGGCGCCCGCAGCGCCGACGACGCGCTGACCGCCGCCCGGATCATCGGCCGCGACAGCCTGGTCAAGACCGCGCTGTTCGGCTCCGACCCGAACTGGGGCCGGGTGCTGGCCGCGGTCGGGATGTCCCCGTTCCCGCTGGAGGCCGACCGGATCTCGGTGTCCTTCAACGGATCCCCGGTCTGCATCGACGGTGCCGGGGCGCCCGGGGCCCGCGACGTCGACCTGTCCGGCGCCGACATCGCGGTGCTGGTGGACCTCGGCCTCGGCGAGGAGACGGCCACCGTCCGCACCACCGACCTGTCGCACGCCTACGTCGAAGAGAACTCGGCATATTCGTCATGA
- the argH gene encoding argininosuccinate lyase: MSTNEGSLWGGRFSDGPSEALAALSCSTHFDWVLAPYDVAASKAHAGVLHRAGLLTDQQRDGLLAGLDSLGADLADGSFAALPTDEDVHGALERGLIDRVGPELGGRLRAGRSRNDQVATLFRMWLRDAVRRVADGVLEVVGALAGQAAAHPDAIMPGKTHLQSAQPVLLAHQLLAHAHPLLRDVDRIADFDDRTAVSPYGSGALAGSSLGLNPDAIAADLGFARAAENSIDATAARDFAAEAAFIFAMIAVDLSRLAEDIIIWSTTEFGYVRLHDAWSTGSSIMPQKKNPDIAELARGKSGRLIGNLTGLLATLKAQPLAYNRDLQEDKEPVFDSVAQLELLAPAMAGLVGTLAFDTDRMAELAPAGYTLATDIAEWMVRQGVPFRVAHEAAGAAVKVAEGRGVGLDALSDADFAAIDPALTPAVREVLTVQGSVRSRNARGGTAPERVAEQLAGVGAAVEELRIRLSR, translated from the coding sequence GTGAGCACCAACGAGGGGTCGCTGTGGGGCGGCCGGTTCTCCGACGGTCCGTCGGAGGCGCTGGCCGCGCTGAGCTGCTCCACGCACTTCGACTGGGTGCTGGCGCCGTATGACGTGGCCGCCTCCAAGGCGCACGCCGGCGTGCTGCATCGGGCCGGGCTGCTCACCGACCAGCAGCGCGACGGCCTGCTGGCCGGCCTGGACAGCCTGGGCGCAGACCTGGCCGACGGCAGCTTCGCGGCGCTGCCGACCGACGAGGACGTGCACGGCGCCCTGGAACGCGGCCTGATCGACCGGGTCGGCCCGGAGCTGGGCGGCCGGTTGCGCGCCGGCCGGTCCCGCAACGACCAGGTCGCCACGCTGTTCCGGATGTGGCTGCGCGACGCGGTGCGACGGGTCGCCGACGGGGTGCTGGAGGTGGTCGGCGCGCTGGCCGGCCAGGCCGCCGCGCACCCGGACGCCATCATGCCGGGCAAGACCCACCTGCAGTCCGCCCAGCCGGTGCTGCTGGCCCACCAGCTGCTCGCGCACGCCCACCCGCTGCTGCGTGACGTCGACCGGATCGCCGACTTCGACGACCGCACCGCGGTGTCGCCGTACGGCTCCGGCGCGCTGGCCGGCTCGTCGCTGGGCCTGAACCCCGACGCGATCGCCGCCGACCTCGGGTTCGCCCGCGCGGCCGAGAACTCCATCGACGCCACCGCCGCCCGCGACTTCGCCGCCGAGGCCGCCTTCATCTTCGCGATGATCGCGGTGGACCTGTCCCGGCTGGCCGAGGACATCATCATCTGGAGCACCACCGAGTTCGGTTACGTTCGGTTGCACGACGCCTGGTCGACCGGCAGCTCGATCATGCCGCAGAAGAAGAACCCGGACATCGCCGAGCTGGCCCGCGGCAAGTCCGGCCGGCTGATCGGCAACCTCACCGGGCTGCTGGCCACCCTCAAGGCCCAGCCGCTGGCCTACAACCGTGACCTGCAGGAGGACAAGGAGCCGGTCTTCGACTCGGTGGCCCAGCTGGAGCTGCTGGCCCCGGCGATGGCCGGCCTGGTCGGCACGCTGGCCTTCGACACCGACCGGATGGCCGAGCTGGCCCCGGCCGGCTACACCCTGGCCACCGACATCGCCGAGTGGATGGTCCGCCAGGGCGTGCCGTTCCGGGTCGCGCACGAGGCGGCCGGTGCGGCGGTCAAGGTCGCCGAGGGCCGCGGCGTCGGGCTCGACGCGCTGTCCGACGCCGACTTCGCCGCGATCGACCCGGCGCTGACCCCGGCGGTCCGCGAGGTGCTGACCGTGCAGGGTTCGGTGCGGTCCCGCAACGCCCGCGGCGGCACCGCCCCGGAGCGGGTCGCCGAGCAGCTGGCCGGCGTCGGCGCGGCGGTCGAGGAGTTGCGCATCCGGCTGAGCCGCTGA
- a CDS encoding ATP-binding protein produces the protein MSADPDIDKLAATVADYPDVLELRLRLSRLLGERGRHAEALAHAVEALRISPGNAEVLAAVTRLAAEPPPAAPQPPEPGGDPGFDWGRAEAELSDIVGPEYLGDPGPEPARPAPRSGTRMTDVAGMDTVKAAIELSFIGPLRNPELARAYGTGAGGGLLLYGPPGCGKTFLASAIAGELGARFYPVGVPDIVEMASGGTEAALQELFATARATAPAVIFFDEIDAIGQKRSQLRGASVLRQLVTRLLTELDATVSRNEGVFVVGATNHPWDLDAALRRPGRFDRMLFVSPPDKPARAALIRAHLAGRPIEGIDLDAVVEGTAGFSGADVALVCRSAAQRAMADSLAGEPRCITMADLRAALASLSSSTGPWFTMARNVVEFANTDGAFDELAHYLRRGRGR, from the coding sequence ATGTCCGCTGACCCCGACATCGACAAACTGGCCGCCACCGTCGCCGATTACCCCGACGTGCTGGAGTTGCGGCTGCGGCTGAGCCGGCTGCTGGGCGAGCGGGGCCGGCATGCCGAGGCGCTGGCCCATGCCGTCGAGGCGCTGCGGATCTCCCCCGGCAACGCCGAGGTCCTCGCGGCGGTCACCCGGCTGGCCGCCGAACCGCCGCCGGCCGCCCCGCAGCCCCCCGAACCCGGCGGCGACCCCGGATTCGACTGGGGCCGCGCCGAGGCCGAGTTGAGCGACATCGTCGGGCCCGAGTACCTCGGCGACCCGGGCCCCGAACCCGCCCGGCCGGCGCCCCGCAGCGGCACCCGGATGACCGATGTGGCCGGGATGGACACGGTGAAGGCGGCGATCGAGCTGTCGTTCATCGGGCCGCTGCGCAACCCGGAGCTGGCCCGCGCCTACGGCACCGGGGCCGGCGGCGGGCTGCTGCTCTACGGCCCGCCGGGCTGCGGCAAGACGTTTCTGGCCTCGGCGATCGCCGGGGAGCTCGGCGCCCGGTTCTATCCGGTCGGGGTCCCGGACATCGTCGAGATGGCCAGCGGCGGCACCGAGGCGGCGTTGCAGGAGCTGTTCGCCACCGCCCGCGCCACCGCGCCGGCGGTCATCTTCTTCGACGAGATCGACGCGATCGGCCAGAAGCGCTCGCAGCTGCGCGGCGCGAGTGTGCTGCGCCAGTTGGTCACCCGGCTGCTCACCGAGCTCGACGCCACGGTGTCGCGCAACGAGGGGGTGTTCGTCGTCGGCGCCACCAACCACCCGTGGGACCTCGACGCCGCGCTGCGCCGGCCGGGCCGCTTCGATCGGATGCTGTTCGTGTCCCCGCCCGACAAGCCGGCCCGGGCGGCACTGATCCGCGCGCACCTGGCCGGCCGGCCGATCGAGGGCATCGACCTGGACGCGGTGGTCGAGGGCACCGCCGGGTTCTCCGGGGCCGACGTCGCGCTGGTGTGCCGGTCGGCGGCCCAGCGCGCGATGGCAGATTCGCTGGCCGGCGAACCGCGCTGCATCACCATGGCGGATCTGCGGGCGGCGCTGGCGTCGCTGTCCTCCAGCACCGGACCGTGGTTCACGATGGCCCGCAATGTCGTCGAGTTCGCCAACACCGACGGCGCGTTCGACGAGTTGGCGCACTACCTCCGGCGCGGCCGGGGCCGCTAA